The segment CGGCTACGAAACCTCCCACAAACCGATGCATCACCCGAGCGTGTTTTCATTGCTGCCCTGGCAGTTTTCCATGATGGACATCTCGGCGGTCGGCCGGCTCGATGTCGACACCACCGGGCTTTTGCTGTTCACCACCGATGGCCGGTTCGTCCATGCCTTGACCTCTCCGCGCCGTCATGTGCCCAAATGCTACGAAATTCTGCTCAAGCACCCTGTCGACGAGGCGTTCGCCGCGCACTTGAAGAAAGGCGTGTTCCTCCGGGACGACAATGAGCGGGTCGCGGCCGATGCGGTGGAGCTGGTCGATGAAATCACCGTCAGAATGACGATTTCCCAGGGCAAATACCATCAGGTCAAGCGCATGGTGGCCGCCGCCGGAAACCGGGTATCGGAACTGCACCGGCTGGCGTTTGGCGAGCTTGAGCTGGGCTCGCTGGAAGAAGGGCAGTGGCGTCACCTGTCCGGGGCGGAGCGTGGCGCGTTCGGGTTTTGACCGGCGCGCCGCCGGTACAGGGTACTGCGGCTGACGCCCAGCTCGCGCGCCGCCCGGCTGACATTGCCGCCGTGGCGGGCGAGGCAGGCCTCGAGTTCCGAGTGCCGTGCCTTGGGCCGTGCAGAAAACGTGAAAGGCAGATCCTCCGGCGTCAGCCGCGCTCCGTCCTCGGCCAGCGCGACAAGGGTACGCGCCAGATTGTCCATTTCCCGCAGGTTGCCCGGCCAGGAGTGCCGGGCGAATACCTCAAGCAACGCATCCGATACCGTGATTCTCCGGGTCCACGCGCCGTGCTCGGCGAAAAGCCGCAGCGCGACTTCGCGCAGGTCGCCGCGCTCGCGCAGGGCCGGCAGGGCGACCGGATAGTGGCAGAGACGGTAATACAGATCGGCGCGGAACGCGCCGGACTCGACCAGGGAGGGCAGATCGCGGTGTGTGGCGGCAATCAGCCGGAAATCCGTCTTGCGCGGCCGGCCGCCGCCCAGGGGCACGACTTCCCTGTCCTGCAGGACACGCAACAGCCGTGCCTGCAGGGCGAGCGGCATGTCCCCGATTTCGTCGAGGAACAGAATGCCGCCATCCGCTTCGCACAACCGTCCCGGATTGCCTTGGCGCCTTGCGCCGGTGAAGGCGCCGTCGACATAGCCGAACAGCTCGGCCTCGGCGAGCGACTCGGGAATCGCGGCGCAGTTGATGGCCACGAAGGGCTTGCCGCGGCGGCGGCTTGAGCCGTGCAGTGCGCGAGCCATGCGCTCTTTGCCCGTACCCGTCTCCCCGAGCAGCAGAACGGGGATATCCGCTTCCAGCAGCTTCCGGCATGTGGACAGGGCCTTGTCCGGCAAACCCGCCGCGGTGCCTCCATCCGGCGCCGCTGCCGTGTCCGCGCGGGGTCCGCTGCGCACCCGTCCATCATCCTGCAACGGCGAGGCGGGAAGGCGGAATACCGTTTCCCGGGTCGCCTGTCCGATCGCTTCGGTATCAAGGCCCAGACGCGCGAGCGCCGACGAGGTGGCCGCGCACAGGCGGCCTTCGTCGTCGAACGCCAGCCGGGCGGTATCCGACGCGCCGCCGGCGGGCAGAACGAGGCGCTGTCCCGCCGGGTGATCCGTGTCGAAGAGCGCGGCCTCGATGGATTCCGCCGCCTGATTGATCAACCGCGCCAGGCCGCGGCCCAGACGG is part of the Paludibacterium paludis genome and harbors:
- a CDS encoding pseudouridine synthase encodes the protein MELYRFMQQQGFGSRKECRQLIEAGLVLVDGEEPADYRQAVEPASVGELVVDGEIWEPVALPLYLMMHKPAGYETSHKPMHHPSVFSLLPWQFSMMDISAVGRLDVDTTGLLLFTTDGRFVHALTSPRRHVPKCYEILLKHPVDEAFAAHLKKGVFLRDDNERVAADAVELVDEITVRMTISQGKYHQVKRMVAAAGNRVSELHRLAFGELELGSLEEGQWRHLSGAERGAFGF
- a CDS encoding sigma-54-dependent Fis family transcriptional regulator gives rise to the protein MPPLTSCATLNEARRRFFEEGQLPESMTSRPILASWLRCREQGLTPERPARRERLEAARLAERLEENGDWLAVAEPHLDRLFEAAHRAGHVLVVADRDGLILQSRGHPDFLDKAERVNLTPGMDWAETSRGTNAIGTALAERQAVLVRGAEHYLSCNRALACLARPILAPSGHVLGILDISGLPSRLGRGLARLINQAAESIEAALFDTDHPAGQRLVLPAGGASDTARLAFDDEGRLCAATSSALARLGLDTEAIGQATRETVFRLPASPLQDDGRVRSGPRADTAAAPDGGTAAGLPDKALSTCRKLLEADIPVLLLGETGTGKERMARALHGSSRRRGKPFVAINCAAIPESLAEAELFGYVDGAFTGARRQGNPGRLCEADGGILFLDEIGDMPLALQARLLRVLQDREVVPLGGGRPRKTDFRLIAATHRDLPSLVESGAFRADLYYRLCHYPVALPALRERGDLREVALRLFAEHGAWTRRITVSDALLEVFARHSWPGNLREMDNLARTLVALAEDGARLTPEDLPFTFSARPKARHSELEACLARHGGNVSRAARELGVSRSTLYRRRAGQNPNAPRSAPDR